A single genomic interval of Daucus carota subsp. sativus chromosome 1, DH1 v3.0, whole genome shotgun sequence harbors:
- the LOC108227640 gene encoding uncharacterized protein LOC108227640: MGHQDWGNLSITLKERDTSHAHVKCLIDWREAEKRLQKNMTIDSELQAQIKKEKEHWRQVLLRIFAIVKTLAKNNLAFRGDNENTGDDHNGIFLSIIEMIAEFDPCMKKDIQRIAKGKTRRHYLGHNIQYEMILLLVGKIKKIIVKKIKEAKYFSIIVDCSPDKSHMEQMSLVIRCVNVSTTSAKVEEFFIDFIKVDDTSGEGLFNSLLGALRDVDLDIDDI, from the coding sequence ATGGGGCATCAAGATTGGGGAAATTTAAGTATAACACTTAAGGAGCGTGATACTagtcatgctcatgtcaagtgTTTAATTGATTGGAGGGAGGCAGAGAAAAGACTACAAAAAAATATGACTATTGATAGTGAGTTGCAAGCacaaatcaagaaggaaaaggaGCATTGGAGACAAGTTTTGTTGAGGATATTTGCAATTGTAAAGACCCTGGCTAAAAATAATTTAGCATTCCGTGGTGATAATGAGAATACAGGGGATGATCATAATGGAATCTTTTTGAGCATAATTGAAATGATTGCTGAATTTGATCCGTGTATGAAGAAGGATATTCAAAGAATTGCAAAGGGGAAGACTCGCCGACATTATCTTGGTCATAATATACAATATGAGATGATCCTCTTATTGGTTGGTAAGATTAAAAAGATTATTGTGAAGAAGATCAAAGAAGCGAAGTACTTCTCTATTATCGTTGATTGCTCTCCTGACAAAAGTCATATGGAACAAATGTCATTGGTAATAAGATGTGTGAATGTTTCGACGACTTCAGCAAAGGTGGAAGAGTTCTTTATAGATTTTATAAAGGTGGATGATACTTCTGGTGAAGGATTGTTTAACTCACTTTTGGGTGCTTTAAGAGATGTCGATCTTGATATAGATGACATTTGA
- the LOC108220876 gene encoding F-box/kelch-repeat protein At3g06240 — MDEFPYDIICNIFLRVPIKTLLKLRCVSKSWCKIIDDPCYAYMQYRCGGAQQDALLISPEFGEFTRKTISLYAGCDDEEGRMIQAAKVPMAKFEAKGSVFGSCNGLMYFAEFRGVRIVVSNPLRNQFRTLPPLSIENYWSESERAYGLGFDSSTNKFKMVCTIYGASGCCYTLVHVLGTWSWRRISSVPAPYVTYGKPVFVHGFLHWMTEPFTTSEDCEGRIMAFDVSNETFKLISHPQICLDKDRRLFTVLDIQGSLAILDLSCNTSIDIWILDYESKLWSRDYTISIDTLLPDHRLTEVIGMWKQDELLLTTTQGYFSYGLKTDCLKYKHTSGFSSSAQVYGHRGSLISISDETEVA, encoded by the coding sequence ATGGATGAATTTCCATATGATATAATCTGCAACATCTTCTTGAGAGTGCCTATTAAAACACTTCTGAAACTGAGGTGTGTTTCCAAATCATGGTGCAAAATCATCGATGATCCATGTTATGCCTACATGCAGTATCGTTGTGGAGGGGCTCAGCAAGATGCTCTGCTGATTAGCCCCGAATTTGGTGAATTTACGCGAAAAACAATAAGTTTGTATGCAGGATGTGACGATGAGGAGGGGAGGATGATCCAGGCAGCCAAGGTTCCGATGGCTAAGTTTGAAGCCAAGGGGAGTGTTTTTGGTTCTTGCAATGGCTTAATGTACTTTGCGGAATTCAGGGGGGTTAGGATTGTGGTGTCGAATCCTCTGAGGAATCAGTTCAGAACTCTGCCTCCATTGAGCATTGAAAACTACTGGTCCGAGAGTGAGAGGGCTTATGGATTAGGCTTTGATAGTTCAACAAACAAGTTCAAGATGGTTTGTACAATCTACGGAGCATCAGGTTGTTGTTACACACTAGTGCACGTTCTAGGGACGTGGTCCTGGAGACGGATATCTAGTGTTCCTGCTCCGTATGTCACATATGGTAAGCCTGTCTTTGTTCATGGTTTTTTGCATTGGATGACAGAGCCTTTTACAACTTCTGAGGATTGTGAAGGGCGGATCATGGCGTTTGATGTTAGCAACGAGACGTTTAAGTTAATTTCTCATCCCCAAATATGTTTGGATAAAGACAGAAGGCTATTTACAGTATTGGATATTCAAGGCAGTTTAGCAATTCTTGATCTCTCATGTAATACCAGTATTGATATATGGATTTTGGATTACGAAAGCAAGTTATGGAGCAGAGATTATACTATCAGTATCGATACTCTTCTTCCTGATCATCGGCTTACTGAAGTCATAGGAATGTGGAAGCAGGACGAACTATTGTTGACCACTACTCAAGGATACTTCAGTTACGGTCTGAAGACTGATTGCTTAAAATACAAACATACTTCGGGTTTCAGTTCCAGTGCACAAGTTTATGGACACAGGGGGAGTCTGATATCGATCTCTGATGAAACGGAAGTTGCCTAG